AGTCCCATCGTGCTGGGCGAGAACGTCCTCGTGATGGAGAACGCCCTCGTGCGCGCCAGTTCGACCCACCCCGTGCACGTCGGGGCGCACACCCTCGTCGGGCCGATGGCCAGCGTCGCCGGGGCGGACGTGGGTGAGGAGGTCTTCCTCGCGACGGGGACGCGCATCTTCAACGGCGCCGAGATCGGCGACCGCAGCGAGGTCCGGATCAACGCCGTGGTCCACCTGCGGACGATCCTCCCCGCCGAGACCGTCGTGCCGATCCGATGGGTCGCCGTCGGCGACCCGCTGCAGCTGCTCTCGCCGGACCGCCACGACGAGATCTGGGCGGCGCAGAAGGAACTCGACTTCCCCGGGTACGTCTTCGGCCTCGACCGGGAGACTCCCGATCTGATGGTCCAACTGACCGAGCGGTACGGCCGCAGCCTCGCGCGCCACGCCGCCGACCGCCCGCTCGGCTGAGGTTCCGCGCCCCCGCCCCGACGGCGGTCCGTCACGGCGCGCCCCACCGGTTGCGGGTTTCGGCGTATCGGGCCTCGCGTCCGCGGGACGGCTCGACGCCCACTGCACGCAGCGGCGCGCCGACCCCGCGAGGGAGCCGGCGCGCCGAGGATCGGATGGATGCCGCTCAGCCGGTGTTCTGCAGACCCGCCGCCACACCGCTCACCGACAGCAGCAGCAAGCGCTGGTGCTCGGCATCCGGGGTCTCGGACTCGGTGGACGCGTCGCGCAACGCGCGGAGCGCCCGCAGCTGCAGGAGAGAGAGGGCGTCGACGTAGGGGCTGCGCATCTTCACCGCGCGCTGCAGCACGGGCTTGTTGCCGAGCAGGCCGCCGCCAGTGATCCGCTCGACCCACGAGCGGGTGAGCAGCATCTCGTCCATCACGAGCTGAGCGAGGTCGTCGCGGTCGCCGAGCGCCAGGTAGCGGCGGGCGATGCGCTCGTCGGCCTTCGCGAGGCTCATCGCGACGTTGTCGATCATCGTGCGGAACAGCGGCCACTGCTCGTACGCGTCGCGCAGGCGCTGCTCGTCGCCGACCGCGTCGAGGGCGGTGCCCAGGCCGAACCAGCCGGCGAGGTTGATGCGCGCCTGCGTCCACGAGAACACCCACGGGATCGCGCGGAGGTCCTCGAGCGACTCGACCGAGAGACCGCGACGCGCCGGGCGCGAGCCCAGGGCGAGATGCCCGAGCTCCTCCATCGGGGTGACCGTGGCGAACCACGGCGCGAAGCCCGGCGCTTTCACGAGCGCGAAGAACCGCTCGCGTGAGGCGACGTCCATGGTCTTCGCGACGTCGGCGAACGCCTCGGCGGCCCCGCGGTTGCGGCGCTCGATCGAGGGGGAGGATGCCGTGAGCACGGCCGCCGCGACCTGGTCGATGTGGCGCATCGCGATGTCGGCGTCGCCGTAGCGGGCGAAGATGACCTCGCCCTGCTCGGTGAGCTTGAACCGGCCGTCGACGGAGTGCGGGGGCTGCGCGAGGATCGCCGAGTTCGCCGGTCCGCCACCGCGGCCGAGCGCGCCGCCGCGTCCGTGGAAGAGCGTGAGCTCGATGCCTTCGGCCTCGGCCCACGTCGAGATCTTCGCCTGCGCCTCGTACAGCGCGAGGTTGGCCGCGACGGGGCCGACGTCCTTCGACGAGTCGGAGTAGCCGAGCATGACCTCGAGGCGGCGGCCGGTGGCATCCAGTCGGCTGACGAACGAGGGGTGCGAGACGATCTCAGCGAGGATGCCGGGGGCCGCCTGCAGGTCGGCGAAGGTCTCGAACAGCGGGATCACGTCGAGGACGGGGAGGGTCTCGCCCGGGCCCATCGCGTACGACGCGAGCTCGTGGACGTTCGCGAGGTCTTCGGCCGACTGCGTGAACGAGACGATGTAGCGGCCGGCGGCGCGGGGGCCGAAACGCTCCTGCACGTAGGCGATCGAGCGGAAGACCTCGAGCACCTCGTCGGTCTGCTCGCTGCGGGCGCCGCCCGCGCGGAGCTCGTCGAGCACCTTGCGGTGCACGGCGGAGTGCTGGCGCACCTCGAGCTCGGTGAGGTGGAAGCCGTACGTCTCGACCTGCCACACGAGCCGCTGCAGCGCGCCGTACGCCTGGCGGGCCGCGCCGGCGGCGACGAGGGAGTCCTGCACCGTGCGCAGGTCGGCGAGCAGGTGCTCGGGGTCGCGGTAGGCGAGGTCGGCGTCGCGCGTGCGGGTCGCGGCGATCTTGCGCGCGAGCAGCAGCAGGATGCGCCGGTGCGGCTCGTCGGGGGAGCGCTCGGCGATCTCGGCCGCCGCGTCCTCGTCGGCCGCGCGCAGGCGGTGCCACAGCGCGACCAGGGCATCGCTGGGCGGGGTGGTCTCGGCATCCAGGGTCAATCCGCGACCCACGCGCTGGGTCGTGCGCTCGAGACCCAGGAGCACATGCTCGCTGGCGATCGCGGCGGCCTTGCGGGTGACGGATGCCGTGACGAAGGGGTTGCCGTCGCGGTCGCCGCCGACCCACGAGCCGACGCGGACGAACGGCTTCACGATCGGGGCGCGGGAGCCGGCGTGCTCGCCCTGGAGGATGTCGTCGATGCGGCGATACACGCGGGGGACCGCGGTGTAGAGCGTCTCGTCGAACACCGACATGACCGAGCGGACCTCGTCGACCGGCGACGGCTTCTCGCGCCGCAGGGGGGCGGTGCGCCACAGCGTGTCGATCTCCTCGAGCATGCGGCGCTCGGCGCGCCGGCTCTCGGTGCCGCCGTCGGGCGCGTCGTCGTGCTCCGAGAGCAGCTCCGACAGTCGACGGATGCTGGTGGAGATCGCGCGGCGGCGGGCCTCGGTGGGGTGCGCGGTGAAGACGGGGTGGAAGCGCAGGGCCTGCAGGCGCGCGAGGGCCGTCTCTTCACCGACCTCGCTCGAGAGGCGCTCGAACGCCGTCGCGATCGTGTCAGGGGTGCCGCTGCGCGAGGGGCGGTCGCCGCGCTCGCGGAGGATGCGCACGCGCTGGTGCTCCTCGACGAGGTTGACGAGGTGGAAGTACGCCGTGAAAGCCCGGGCCACCTCGTCGGCCCTCTCGATCGAGAAGCCGTCGGCGATCGCCGCGGCCCGCTCGAACGCCTCGGGCGTCTCGTCGGTGTAGGCCTGGATCGTCGCCGTCCGCAGCCGCTCGACGTCGTCGTACAGTCCGGGGGAGCCGCTCTCCTGAAGGACGCGGCCGAGGAGCGATCCGAGCAGGCGCACGTCGGCGCGCATCTGTTCGGGGAGCTCCTGGCCGGCTTCGAAGCGGCCCACGAGGTCGATGGCCTCGGTCGGGGTCAGTTCTCGCACACGCCCCAGATTATCGGCGTCCCGTGTCGGACAGATGACGCGACGGGGCAGTGGTACGCGCTCGGCACCGCGTCGTGGTCCGAACTCCGGACTTTTCGTCGCTGGGGGCGCGATTGCCACGGATTCTTGCGGTCGCTGCCGCGTGGCATCCGAGATCTTCCGGAGTTCGGCCCGTCTCCGACCCGTCGTGGGCGCGCGCGGGGGATACTCGGGGCAGCGGCGCCACCGTCGCCGGGGGAGGGACACGCCGTGACCGATGACGCGCTGCGACAGGCTGCCGACACCATGCGAACGGTCCGGGAGCGCTGCGCCTGGACGCAGACCATCGACCACCGCGACCTCGTCCCCTACCTCGTGGAGGAGAGCGCCGAGGTCATCGACGCGGTCGAGGCGGGCACGCGCGCCGACCTGCGCGAGGAGCTCGGCGACCTGCTCTGGCAGGTGCTCTTCCACGCCGAGATCGCTGCGGGTGACCCCGATGACCCCTTCGACATCGACGATGTCGCGCGAGGCTTGACCGAGAAGATGGTGCGGCGGCATCCGCACGTGTTCGCGGACGCCGTGGCATCCACGCCCGACGAGGTCCTCGTGCACTGGAACGCGGCGAAAGCCGCCGAGAAGCACGACCGCACGAGCGTGTTGGACGGCGTCAGCGACCACATGCCGTCGCTCGCCCTGGCGCAGAAGGTGGTCGGCAAGGCGGCGCAGGTCGGGGTCTCGGCTCCGCACCACCGGCTCGCCGACCCCGCCTCCGAGGCCGAGCTGGGCGATGCCCTGCTGGCGCTGGTGCAGCTCGGCCGTGAGCGCGGATGGGATGCCGAGCGCGCCCTGCGCGAGCGCCTGCGGACCCTGCGCGCGGAGGTGCGGGCGGCGGAGGCGGGCGCCGAAACCGCATCCGATTGACGAAACCGTACGCGGTGGGCGCCCATCGCCTACGGTCTCGTCAATCCCGTACGGTCTCGGCGCGAAGCGCGGTTTCCCGACGCGGGGAGCCGCGGGAGCCTGGAACAATGGAACCGTGGCATCCGTGAACCCGCCGCGCGGAATGCGCGACTTCCTCCCCGCTGACAAGGCCCGTCGTGAGCGCGTGCTCGCCGTCATCCGCGAGCGCTACCGCGCGCACGGCTTCGACGAGATCGAGACCCCCGTCATGGAGGACTACGACCGCCTGCACGCGGGCATCGGCGGCGACAACGAGAAGCTCTCCTTCAGCATCCTCAAGCGGGGGATGGATGCCGAGGCCATCCGCGCCGCGGCCGACGATCCCGCCGCACTGGCCGACCTGGGCCTCCGTTACGACCTCACCGTCCCGCTGGCTCGCTTCTACGCGACGAACCGCGCGCAGCTCCCGGCGGTGTTCCGCTCGATCCAGATGGCACCGGTCTGGCGGGCCGAGCGCCCGCAGAAGGGGCGCTACCGCCAGTTCCTCCAGTGCGACATCGACATCATCGGCGACGCCTCGGCGCGCGCCGAGGCGGAGCTGATGATCGCGAGCCTCGACGTGCTCGACGAGCTCGGGCTCGAGGGCGGATCGATCCGCGTCAACGACCGCCGCGTGCTCGACGCGATGCTCGACGTCTTCGGCTTCGTCCCCGACGATCGGCCCGGCGTGCTCATCACGATCGACAAGCTCGACAAGGTCGGCTCCTCGGGTGTCGTCGCCGAACTCCGGGACCGCGGCGCCGCCGCCGAGGCCGTCGATGCTCTCGCGGCCTACCTCGACCGGCCCGCGGCACCCCCGTCCTTCGACGACGCCGGGATCCGTGCGGCCTTGCCCGCCGGCATCCCGGACGAGGTCATCACCCACCTCGTGACGCTCGGCGAGACGGTCGCCGCCGCCCGCGGGGCGGACGCGCCGCTCGTCTTCGACCCGTTCCTCGTGCGTGGCATGGGGTACTACACCGGCACGATCTTCGAGCTCGCCCACCCGAGCGTCGACTACTCGCTCGGCGGCGGGGGCCGGTACGACGGGATGATCGGTCGCTTCCTCGGGCAGCAGGTGCCGGCCGTGGGCTTCTCGATCGGGTTCGAGCGGATCGTCGACCTGCTTCCCGACACCGATGCCGCCGGAGACCGCTCCGTCGTGCTCGTGCACGATCGCGACGTGCCGCTCGCCCAGCTCCTTGCGCTCAAGACGCACCTCGTCGCCGGTGGGGCGCGCGTGCGCGTCGAGCAGCGGCCGAAGAACATGAAAGCGCTGCTCGAGCGCTCCGCGGCCGACGGATACTCCTCGTTCGCCCCCGTCGGGGTCGACACGACGGTCGAGTCCCTGGAGCTGCGGCCGCTGAGCTGAGACAGCTGCGCGCGTGAACGGCTCGAGGCGCGGCTCGCGGCGGCCGATCGTGAGGTTCCTGATTCTGTCGAAGGGATCGGCCGTGTGAGGGGTTGTGGCGACGTGCATGTCGGCAGGGTGAGCAGCTGACCGCGGGCAGACGATCACGCGTACCAATCTGCGATGAGCGAGCGGGCCGTCGTGCCCACCGACACCGCAGCTCGAGCCCCGGACGGCCTCGAGGCGGAGAACGCCGGTTCTACCGTGTCTGCGGAACGGGGACCACGTGGTCTGCGTCTGTCACCGAACTCAGGGGAACCATGTTCGACATTCATTTCGTCCGCCAAGAACGTCTGCGCGCCTGGATATGCGTTTCGCTCAGCGTGGCCTGCACGCGATGAACATGGAGGCCTTCGCGGCGTTGTGGCCACGCATCGCCTACTGGGTGCTCTGGGCATCGATCCTCGCGATCTTGGCGACCGGGATGATCCTGCTAGCTGTCGGGCAGACGGTGGAATGGATACCGAACGCCGGAAATCCCAACGTGTACCAAGCTCAGACCGTGAGCCTCGTGCCCGCAGGGGGCGCGCTGAGCGGAATCGGGGGTCTCGCGGTGATTGCGACTCTCATGCTCGAAGCGTTCGTCGGACCTTTGCATCGACGTCGATCACAGCACTAGTCCCGGTCGGCCGTATCTGGGACAGGGCGGTGGTCGATGGTGATGACCACCGCCCTCGCCGAGTTCGGTTCCCTCGTTCACGGCTAGGGCGTGTCTTGTAATTGGTCGGTGTGTTGGCTGAGATGCTGGCAGGGTGTCGCGTTTCGTGTTGCTCTCGGATGATCAGTTCGTGTTGATCGCTGATCTTCTCCCTGGGCCTACGGGTAGGAAGGGGCGTCCGTTCGCGGACGCGCGGACGATGGTCGAGGGCATCGTTTACCGGTACCGGACCGGGATAGCCTGGCGGGATCTGCCGCGGACGTTCGGGCCGTGGCAGACGGTGTGGGCTTGGCATCGCCGTCTCGCGGCCGATGGCACCTGGGACGTCGTGCTCGACCGACTGGTCAGCGCTGCGGACACCGCTGGCGCGGTGGACTGGTCGGTGTCAGTGGACTCCACGATTGCGCGCGCCCACCAGCACGCGACGAACATCTCCCGGGTTACGGGGGGCTTCGTCGAATTACACGAATCCGCGACTCGAGCCGCCTGACCACGGCTTCGGTCGCTCCCGCGGAGGCCTGTCCACGAAGATTCACCAGCTCGTCGACGGTCATGGACTGCCCTTGGTGACATTGGTCACCCCCGGACAAGCGGGCGACTCGCCGATGCTGCTGCCCCTGCTGGCCGAACTCCGCGTCACCCGGCCGGTCGGACGCCCGCGCACCCGACCCGATCGAGTGCGCGGCGACAAGGCGTACTCATCCCGAGCGATCCGCGCCCACCTTCGCAGCCGTGGCATCGAAGCAGTGATCCCGGAGCCCCGCGACCAGCAAGGCCACCGGAAACGGCGCGGATCCCGAGGCGGACGCCCCGTCTCCTACAACCCGGTCGACTACCGCAACCGCAACGTCATCGAACGCGGCTTCTGCCGAGTCAAACAATGGCGAGGCCTCGCTACCCGCTACGACAAGCTGGCAATCGTCTACCGCGCCGCGGTCGTCCTCAACGCCGTCATCGCCTGGCTACGCCATTTACAAGACACGCCCTAGGCGACCGCGCTGATCAGCGCCTCGTCCGGACTCTCCGCCGCGAGCCGCTCCAGGCGGGCCGCGGTCGCGTCGTCGCGCGGCGCGAACCAGACGACGCGCGAGCCCAGTCCCTCGTCGATCCACAGGCTCGACATCTCGAGGTGCAGCTCGCCGACGCGGGGGTGCACGAGGTTCTTGGGAGCGTTGCGCTCCCCGCCGACGTCGCCCAGTCGCCACAGCTCCGCGAAGCGCGGCGAGGTGGCTTCGAGCTCGGCGACGAAACGCTGCCAGGCCGGTTCTTCGTGGTGCCGACCGTAGGCGGCGCGCAGGCGCGCGGCGATCCGTCGCTGCGCGTGATCCAGGTCGACGTGGGCGCGCTGCCACGCGGTGTCGGTGAACAGCAGCACGGCGCAGTTGCGGCGTTCGACGGGCAGCTCGTCGAGGTCGTCGAAGAGGTAGCGGTACGAGCGGTTGTACGCGCGGATGTCGAAACGCGAGGTCTGCACCGCCGCCGGGTAGGGCAACAGCTTCTCGAGGAGGTCGAGGTGCGTCTGCCCGACGCACTGCCGCGCCTCGCGATCGGGCAGGGGGAGGTCGGCGAGGGCGAACAGGTGGTCGCGTTCGTCGTCGCTCAGCAGCAGCGCTCGGGCGATCGCGGCCACCACCTGCGCGGACGCGGCGATCGGGCGCCCCTGCTCGAGCCAGGTGTACCAGGTGAGTCCGACACCGGCGAGCTGCGCGACCTCCTCGCGCCGCAGGCCCGCGACGCGACGGCGCGCCCCGTCGGGAAGGCCGACGTCGGCGGGACGCAGGCGCGCGCGGCGGCTGCGCAGGAACCCCGCGAACTCGGCGCGGGCGTCGTCGGACCGACTCATGGCATCCCTCCCTCTCCGGTGATCCTAGGACCGCCCTCCGACACGTCCTCGCGCGGTGGGGAGTGCTCTCAGTACCAGGATGAAGGCACTCCTGGTACCAGGATGCCAAGGTCTCCATGCTGTCACCATGACCACCTCCGCACATCCCGCCACCGGCAGCGCTCCCGTGCCGATCCGCCCGGGCCTGCCCGATCCCGGCACGGCCGAGGGCGTGCCGACATGGCGCTATCTCGGCTTCCTCCTCGGCCCCGGCGTGGGGACGTTCGCCTTCAACGCGGTCACGGTGATCCTGCCGACGCTGCGCGAACGCTTCGGTGCGGGCGACGTGGCTCTCGAACTCGTCATCGCGGGGTACGGCATCCCGTTCGCCGTCCTGCTGATCCTGGGCGGGCGCCTCGGCGACCGCTTCGGGCGCCACCGTCTCTACGCGATCGGCATGGGGCTCTTCCTCGTCTCCGCGATCGCGTGCGCCCTCGCCCCCTCGATCGAGACGTTGATCGCCGCCCGCGTGGTGCAGGGCGTCGGTGCGGCGTTGTGCACCCCGCAGGTGCTCGGGACCATCCAGGCGACCTCGCGAGGGGCGGCTCGCACCCGGGCGATCGCCGCGTTCGGCG
This portion of the Microbacterium testaceum StLB037 genome encodes:
- the hisS gene encoding histidine--tRNA ligase — protein: MRDFLPADKARRERVLAVIRERYRAHGFDEIETPVMEDYDRLHAGIGGDNEKLSFSILKRGMDAEAIRAAADDPAALADLGLRYDLTVPLARFYATNRAQLPAVFRSIQMAPVWRAERPQKGRYRQFLQCDIDIIGDASARAEAELMIASLDVLDELGLEGGSIRVNDRRVLDAMLDVFGFVPDDRPGVLITIDKLDKVGSSGVVAELRDRGAAAEAVDALAAYLDRPAAPPSFDDAGIRAALPAGIPDEVITHLVTLGETVAAARGADAPLVFDPFLVRGMGYYTGTIFELAHPSVDYSLGGGGRYDGMIGRFLGQQVPAVGFSIGFERIVDLLPDTDAAGDRSVVLVHDRDVPLAQLLALKTHLVAGGARVRVEQRPKNMKALLERSAADGYSSFAPVGVDTTVESLELRPLS
- a CDS encoding IS5 family transposase (programmed frameshift), translating into MSRFVLLSDDQFVLIADLLPGPTGRKGRPFADARTMVEGIVYRYRTGIAWRDLPRTFGPWQTVWAWHRRLAADGTWDVVLDRLVSAADTAGAVDWSVSVDSTIARAHQHATNISRVTGASSNYTNPRLEPPDHGFGRSRGGLSTKIHQLVDGHGLPLVTLVTPGQAGDSPMLLPLLAELRVTRPVGRPRTRPDRVRGDKAYSSRAIRAHLRSRGIEAVIPEPRDQQGHRKRRGSRGGRPVSYNPVDYRNRNVIERGFCRVKQWRGLATRYDKLAIVYRAAVVLNAVIAWLRHLQDTP
- a CDS encoding phosphoenolpyruvate carboxylase, whose translation is MRELTPTEAIDLVGRFEAGQELPEQMRADVRLLGSLLGRVLQESGSPGLYDDVERLRTATIQAYTDETPEAFERAAAIADGFSIERADEVARAFTAYFHLVNLVEEHQRVRILRERGDRPSRSGTPDTIATAFERLSSEVGEETALARLQALRFHPVFTAHPTEARRRAISTSIRRLSELLSEHDDAPDGGTESRRAERRMLEEIDTLWRTAPLRREKPSPVDEVRSVMSVFDETLYTAVPRVYRRIDDILQGEHAGSRAPIVKPFVRVGSWVGGDRDGNPFVTASVTRKAAAIASEHVLLGLERTTQRVGRGLTLDAETTPPSDALVALWHRLRAADEDAAAEIAERSPDEPHRRILLLLARKIAATRTRDADLAYRDPEHLLADLRTVQDSLVAAGAARQAYGALQRLVWQVETYGFHLTELEVRQHSAVHRKVLDELRAGGARSEQTDEVLEVFRSIAYVQERFGPRAAGRYIVSFTQSAEDLANVHELASYAMGPGETLPVLDVIPLFETFADLQAAPGILAEIVSHPSFVSRLDATGRRLEVMLGYSDSSKDVGPVAANLALYEAQAKISTWAEAEGIELTLFHGRGGALGRGGGPANSAILAQPPHSVDGRFKLTEQGEVIFARYGDADIAMRHIDQVAAAVLTASSPSIERRNRGAAEAFADVAKTMDVASRERFFALVKAPGFAPWFATVTPMEELGHLALGSRPARRGLSVESLEDLRAIPWVFSWTQARINLAGWFGLGTALDAVGDEQRLRDAYEQWPLFRTMIDNVAMSLAKADERIARRYLALGDRDDLAQLVMDEMLLTRSWVERITGGGLLGNKPVLQRAVKMRSPYVDALSLLQLRALRALRDASTESETPDAEHQRLLLLSVSGVAAGLQNTG
- a CDS encoding MazG nucleotide pyrophosphohydrolase domain-containing protein, translated to MRTVRERCAWTQTIDHRDLVPYLVEESAEVIDAVEAGTRADLREELGDLLWQVLFHAEIAAGDPDDPFDIDDVARGLTEKMVRRHPHVFADAVASTPDEVLVHWNAAKAAEKHDRTSVLDGVSDHMPSLALAQKVVGKAAQVGVSAPHHRLADPASEAELGDALLALVQLGRERGWDAERALRERLRTLRAEVRAAEAGAETASD
- a CDS encoding gamma carbonic anhydrase family protein, producing MLFAHLGAEPRIHPDAVVAPTAVISGDVTIGAGCQILHGAVLTSEGSPIVLGENVLVMENALVRASSTHPVHVGAHTLVGPMASVAGADVGEEVFLATGTRIFNGAEIGDRSEVRINAVVHLRTILPAETVVPIRWVAVGDPLQLLSPDRHDEIWAAQKELDFPGYVFGLDRETPDLMVQLTERYGRSLARHAADRPLG
- a CDS encoding helix-turn-helix transcriptional regulator, with translation MSRSDDARAEFAGFLRSRRARLRPADVGLPDGARRRVAGLRREEVAQLAGVGLTWYTWLEQGRPIAASAQVVAAIARALLLSDDERDHLFALADLPLPDREARQCVGQTHLDLLEKLLPYPAAVQTSRFDIRAYNRSYRYLFDDLDELPVERRNCAVLLFTDTAWQRAHVDLDHAQRRIAARLRAAYGRHHEEPAWQRFVAELEATSPRFAELWRLGDVGGERNAPKNLVHPRVGELHLEMSSLWIDEGLGSRVVWFAPRDDATAARLERLAAESPDEALISAVA